One Fusarium poae strain DAOMC 252244 chromosome 4, whole genome shotgun sequence DNA window includes the following coding sequences:
- a CDS encoding hypothetical protein (TransMembrane:1 (o12-29i)), with product MDSEQHFLEGKTIIVAGAGVAGSAFVIALRKLWDPRLKEPTVILYDRDSPDVSAQREGYTVSLAGYDTSGGLLALKKLGLLEEVLENAVSGLNDDGAFKIWGPAWNEYASFRHKPIDGLPSSSVRIARKDLRQVLHNNLRPNDSVQWDSRCLSAHRLEDGRVCVQVARGPNENEVVSEETCDILIAADGANSKLRTNLRPEDSLEFAGAILRGGISRFEGPPPAPINKDWGFMLSGTGVSCFFSPVDKHSVVWGVGNLEADQVPRLDLNDEEKVQQVIETGLQLGKELQEPFGTIVHYTDPKTVFAINAHDKEPFHHEEIDSIPVVFIGDSNHAVSPFAGFGANLALCDGWDLAQQLWNGRSVEESVMAYDDLAVSRALPILQRSRERLISGHRSGGIATRRGERQTKLA from the coding sequence ACCATTATTGTCGCTGGTGCAGGTGTCGCAGGATCAGCCTTTGTTATTGCTCTGCGCAAACTCTGGGATCCTCGACTGAAAGAGCCGACCGTCATCCTCTACGACCGCGATTCTCCTGATGTGAGCGCTCAACGAGAAGGCTACACGGTATCGTTAGCTGGCTACGACACTTCAGGTGGCCTTCTCGCCCTTAAAAAACTAGGTCTCCTTGAAGAGGTACTGGAAAATGCTGTTTCTGGTCTGAATGATGATGGTGCTTTCAAGATATGGGGACCGGCTTGGAATGAGTACGCAAGCTTTCGACACAAGCCCATCGATGGATTACCCTCATCTAGTGTCCGCATAGCAAGAAAAGATCTTCGCCAAGTCCTCCACAATAACCTCCGGCCAAACGATTCGGTGCAGTGGGACTCACGCTGCCTTTCAGCCCATCGGCTCGAAGACGGCAGAGTGTGCGTTCAAGTAGCAAGAGGGCCTAACGAAAACGAAGTGGTCTCGGAGGAAACCTGCGACATCCTCATCGCAGCTGATGGAGCAAACAGCAAGCTACGGACAAACCTGCGACCCGAAGATAGCCTCGAGTTTGCCGGCGCCATCTTGCGTGGGGGTATCTCTCGATTCGAGGGTCCTCCTCCCGCCCCCATCAACAAAGATTGGGGTTTTATGCTCTCCGGAACTGGCGTGTCGTGCTTCTTCTCCCCAGTCGACAAGCACAGCGTGGTATGGGGTGTTGGCAACCTCGAGGCGGATCAGGTCCCGAGACTAGACCTAAACGACGAGGAAAAGGTGCAACAAGTTATTGAGACAGGTCTTCAACTTGGCAAAGAGCTTCAAGAGCCGTTCGGAACGATTGTACACTACACAGATCCAAAGACCGTCTTTGCAATCAACGCCCATGACAAAGAGCCTTTCCATCACGAGGAGATAGACTCCATTCCTGTCGTGTTTATAGGTGACAGCAATCATGCTGTTAGCCCGTTTGCCGGTTTTGGAGCCAACCTAGCACTTTGCGATGGATGGGATTTGGCACAACAGTTATGGAATGGCCGATCAGTGGAGGAAAGTGTAATGGCTTATGATGATTTGGCAGTATCTCGAGCGCTTCCTATTTTGCAGCGATCAAGGGAAAGACTAATATCAGGTCATAGGAGTGGTGGCATAGCAACACGCAGGGGAGAGAGACAAACCAAGCTCGCGTGA